From the genome of Mucilaginibacter paludis DSM 18603:
GCCGCAAAATAATACTTAATAATATTTTTTCCAAATTTCTCTGCAACAGGCAGATGGATCGATCAATATTTTTTAAATATCTATCATATTGAACCATCAAGACACGTATTGACACAGACCGTATTATTGACTGACCGACACGGTTATGATACTTTAGTATCATAACGCAAGACATGGTTTTGTTACCACAAAACCCGCCTTGCAAGGGAGAGATTCTCCCTTGACCCTCTTTAAAAAAATGGAAAAGAAGATGAAACGCACGCCGAAAAATGGCGGCGAAAAACGCGATGCGGTTTTCCGCTTTCGAGTGACGCCTGCTGAAAAAAAGATAATCAAAGAGAACGCCGACCGGGAAGGATTAAGCATTAGCGACTACATCCGCAAAAAAGCGGATAATGGTAATTCTGGTATTGACCGGAATACGCTGATCCGTTTGCTGGCAGAAACAGGAAAACAAGGTAGCAATCTTAATCAGATTGCCAAAGCATTAAACATCGAGATAAAAACTGGTATATCGGCGCGAGTTGATCCGGGTTTTATCAACCGCACCTTACAAGAAATAACACGCCTTACGGAGGAAATATTAGAGGTTATCAGACATGTTCGTAGCAGGAAAAATAAGGGGTAATGCACCACAATTAGGCAGATATTTTTTTGCACCGGGCGAAAATGAACGAATAACAATCCTTCATTTAGACGGGCGAGAAGATGCAACGCAGGAAGAATTTATGGACTTCTTGTATAGTGTCGAATTAAATAGTGAGTTAACCCGCAGCAAAAATAGTTCTTATCATGCTTATATCAATCCAAATCCCGAGGATACCACACTAATAGATCGTGTCATGACCAAAGAGGAATGGCTTAGGTCAGTGGAAATCCTTACGGAGAAATTGGAATATGAAGACCAACGGCATGGTGCTGTTTTGCATGACCTTGGAAATGGGCGGGTTCACGCACATATCGTTTATGAGCGTTATAACCATGAGCGTGGTACTATGGCGACTTACAAAGATAATTATAAGGCACATGATGAGGCCCGGGATCAGATAGAAAAAGAGTTTGGCCACAAGCCGACCCCAAAGAAGAATAAGAACCGCGGCCATCATAAACAGACCCTAACGGAGATATGGAACCGTACCAATACGGCAGGCGAATTTATGCAACAAGCTGAGGCCAGCGGTTACAAAATCGCCAAAGGCACAGACAGGCCGTTTCGTGTTGTGGATTCTGATGGTATAGGGTTTGACCTGGTGCGCAAACTGGACGGGATAAAGACCCAAGACGTAAAAGAACGTTTTGGCGAAACGGAATTGCCGCAAGAAAAAGAAGCCATCCGGGAAATGCAGGCCGCAAAACAACGGCGCGCTATTGATGAGCCAGATAAACGCAAAGAAGATCATTCAGGCGATTCTGCTAAAACACCTGCCCTTGAAACCGCCGCACAGCATGACGCGCGGCAGAACTTTTTGCAGAACATTAAGGATGTTAGAGAACGTAACCGTTCACTAACGCGTGAGATCACATTGTCTTTTATCATTGCTTTACGTGTATGTTTTTCATTCAGAGGAAATGCCACGGAACAGCGCTCCACGCTGAAACAGGAGTTTGTTACAGCGAAAGAAGTTACGGCAAAGCAGGAACGAAAGCCACCGGACAAAATGCTTGGTTTTATCGAAGCCGCACAATTTTATAAACCAACATAATTATTATTCACCTTTAAATTTTTCAATCATGGAAAAGGAAACAAATGAAACCACAACCACATGGACACCAACTGAGGCAGACATGAACAACATGCACCAAGAAGCATGGCTGAATTTTCACGCAGATGCGCAGGAGGCCCAGCAGGATCTAAACCGCCGCTATGCTAAAATGGTCAATGCGTTTGGCAGCTATAAGAAAATGCCGGATGCTATTAAAGAAATCGTGAAACAGGATTACGCCGCCCATAAAGCCAAATGGAGCGAAAACGGCGAAGAACAACAAAAACGTTTCGGAATTGCAGAACCAACCCCGGCGGTTAAATTGACGGAAACAGCAGAACAGATGTCTAAACAAGAACAAACCGGACACAGGCAGGCTTTCTTGCAAAAAATACAGGATCAACGGCAACAACAATCTAATTGCAACATAGAATATGAAGTTTAAGGCTATTGTGGCCCGACATCATGCAGGACGCCCCTGTACGGTGGCAAAATGCCCTGATCAATACGCTTCTGATCGTATTCAAGGGGAACGCCGTACAGGTCGCCAATTACCTTTTTGAGAAAGTTGTCGATAAACTCCCGGTCATAGTCGGTTGTCTTATGCGCGATCCGGTATTCGATAAAACCTTTAATGAGCAAACGTATAAATGGCTCATGAATAGTGGCGTCTTTGTGCGGATTATAATGATCGCCCAAATAGTGCATCAACGCTTTACGGGCAAGATGTCCGAAGCGTGGCAGGCTTTTTGGATCGTGAAACAAAAAGTCATCGGAATATTTATCGCCGTAGAAATATTTTGAGGATAACAACACGCCGTCTTTATCTTTAAGTGTATCCCAAAAAGAAAGTTCGTATTTATACATCCAAATATCCCCCTTATTTATAAGGTATTATATCAGTAAAAAATCCTAAATTCAATTATTATGAATGATGAAACAGAAAAAATCCCGCCCTTTGTTCAGGATTATCTGGATAAAATGGAATATGAAGGCTATGCTGATTTTGTAAAGCTATCGCGTGATTTCCACATGGAACGGGAAGAATATCCGGGAAAACATGCCACGCAATCGGCATATTTAAATGATTTTAATCGCACCACAGGCCAAAATAAAAAATTGGACTATGATGAGGGGTTAAAGGCTATTGATACCCGCTTCAAGCAACGCGCTTACAGTGTTGCAAAACAACACGGCTATAAAGGGCCTGATCCGAACCAGCCCAGCGACAAAGAATTTACAAAACAGGGCGAAAAATTTATGGGCATGATAGACCATGCAAAAAAGCGCCAGCAAGAACGCGAACAACACCAAGAAGCTGTACGGAGCCATGAAAAGAAAAATATCGAAACTTTAAAAGCGCAAAATCCTTATCAGCAAGAGGCACCAAAAGTGCAATTTAAAGTTGTTGAGGAACAATCATCCGGCACAGGCGAACAAAGCCAGGAACAAAAACGTGCCGCCTTTCTTGCGCAGGTCAAAGCAACAAGGGAACAACAAACGCAGCACAATCCCGACAAGCAGCAGGAAATCTGAAAGCTCTTAGTTGTGCCTGCCAAACCAATGCAGGCTTTTTTCGATAGAAATTTTGTTGTTGTAAATAT
Proteins encoded in this window:
- a CDS encoding plasmid mobilization protein; protein product: MEKKMKRTPKNGGEKRDAVFRFRVTPAEKKIIKENADREGLSISDYIRKKADNGNSGIDRNTLIRLLAETGKQGSNLNQIAKALNIEIKTGISARVDPGFINRTLQEITRLTEEILEVIRHVRSRKNKG
- a CDS encoding relaxase/mobilization nuclease domain-containing protein, whose amino-acid sequence is MFVAGKIRGNAPQLGRYFFAPGENERITILHLDGREDATQEEFMDFLYSVELNSELTRSKNSSYHAYINPNPEDTTLIDRVMTKEEWLRSVEILTEKLEYEDQRHGAVLHDLGNGRVHAHIVYERYNHERGTMATYKDNYKAHDEARDQIEKEFGHKPTPKKNKNRGHHKQTLTEIWNRTNTAGEFMQQAEASGYKIAKGTDRPFRVVDSDGIGFDLVRKLDGIKTQDVKERFGETELPQEKEAIREMQAAKQRRAIDEPDKRKEDHSGDSAKTPALETAAQHDARQNFLQNIKDVRERNRSLTREITLSFIIALRVCFSFRGNATEQRSTLKQEFVTAKEVTAKQERKPPDKMLGFIEAAQFYKPT